The Camelus dromedarius isolate mCamDro1 chromosome 8, mCamDro1.pat, whole genome shotgun sequence genome includes a window with the following:
- the DUSP13B gene encoding dual specificity protein phosphatase 13B isoform X2 has product MKGKTGSSLPPCPPTARWVSLAKPVASWVPISLPGPGTAYQRAKKFFPVCTFPSYWLRGPGTVSQEKPSFPAQHQTQVLVPLTSQLCRVSDALSQLTPDTSHPTCTRPDLQLWPESWGMDSLQKQDLRRPKIHGAVRVPHYQPPTLASLQRLLWVRRAAMLSHINEVWPNLFLGDAYAARDKYKLTQLGITHIVNVAAGKFQVDTGAKFYRGMPVDYYGIEADDNPFFNLSVYFLPVARYIRTALSVPRGRVLVHCAMGVSRSATVVLAFLMICENMTLVEAIQTVQAHRDICPNSGFLQQLQVLDNRLGRETGRL; this is encoded by the exons ATGAAGGGGAAAACCGGGTCTTCACTTCCTCCTTGCCCTCCTACTGCCCGCTGGGTGAGCTTGGCCAAGCCGGTGGCCTCCTGGGTGCCTATTTCTCTTCCTGGTCCTGGCACCGCTTATCAAAGAGCAAAGAAGTTCTTCCCAGTTTGTACCTTCCCTAGTTACTGGTTGAGGGGGCCAGGGACTGTTAGCCAAGAGAAGCCTTCCTTCCCAGCCCAGCACCAGACCCAGGTTCTGGTGCCACTGacatcccagctctgcagggTCTCGGATGCCCTCAGCCAGCTGACTCCTGACACAAGCCACCCAACCTGCACGAGGCCTGACCTGCAGCTCTGGCCTGAGTCGTGGGG GATGGACTCGCTGCAGAAGCAGGACCTCCGGAGGCCCAAGATCCATGGGGCAGTCCGGGTGCCCCACTACCAGCCGCCCACGCTGGCCTCGCTGCAGCGCTTGCTGTGGGTCCGTCGGGCTGCCATGCTGAGCCACATCAATGAAGTCTGGCCCAACCTCTTCCTGGGAGATGC GTATGCAGCCCGGGACAAGTACAAGCTGACTCAGCTGGGCATCACACACATCGTGAATGTTGCTGCGGGCAAGTTTCAGGTGGACACAGGTGCCAAGTTCTACCGTGGAATGCCCGTGGACTACTATGGCATCGAGGCTGATGACAACCCATTCTTCAACCTCAGTGTCTACTTTCTGCCTGTTGCTCGATACATCCGAACTGCCCTCAGTGTCCCCCGAG GCCGCGTGCTGGTACACTGCGCCATGGGGGTGAGCCGCTCTGCCACAGTTGTCCTGGCCTTCCTCATGATCTGCGAGAACATGACGCTGGTGGAGGCCATCCAGACAGTGCAGGCCCACCGCGATATCTGCCCCAACTCAGGCTTCCTCCAGCAGCTCCAGGTTCTGGACAACCGACTAGGGCGGGAGACGGGCCGGCTCTGA
- the DUSP13B gene encoding dual specificity protein phosphatase 13B isoform X4 translates to MDSLQKQDLRRPKIHGAVRVPHYQPPTLASLQRLLWVRRAAMLSHINEVWPNLFLGDAYAARDKYKLTQLGITHIVNVAAGKFQVDTGAKFYRGMPVDYYGIEADDNPFFNLSVYFLPVARYIRTALSVPRGRVLVHCAMGVSRSATVVLAFLMICENMTLVEAIQTVQAHRDICPNSGFLQQLQVLDNRLGRETGRL, encoded by the exons ATGGACTCGCTGCAGAAGCAGGACCTCCGGAGGCCCAAGATCCATGGGGCAGTCCGGGTGCCCCACTACCAGCCGCCCACGCTGGCCTCGCTGCAGCGCTTGCTGTGGGTCCGTCGGGCTGCCATGCTGAGCCACATCAATGAAGTCTGGCCCAACCTCTTCCTGGGAGATGC GTATGCAGCCCGGGACAAGTACAAGCTGACTCAGCTGGGCATCACACACATCGTGAATGTTGCTGCGGGCAAGTTTCAGGTGGACACAGGTGCCAAGTTCTACCGTGGAATGCCCGTGGACTACTATGGCATCGAGGCTGATGACAACCCATTCTTCAACCTCAGTGTCTACTTTCTGCCTGTTGCTCGATACATCCGAACTGCCCTCAGTGTCCCCCGAG GCCGCGTGCTGGTACACTGCGCCATGGGGGTGAGCCGCTCTGCCACAGTTGTCCTGGCCTTCCTCATGATCTGCGAGAACATGACGCTGGTGGAGGCCATCCAGACAGTGCAGGCCCACCGCGATATCTGCCCCAACTCAGGCTTCCTCCAGCAGCTCCAGGTTCTGGACAACCGACTAGGGCGGGAGACGGGCCGGCTCTGA